One Acidiferrobacter thiooxydans DNA window includes the following coding sequences:
- a CDS encoding LuxR family transcriptional regulator, producing MLAQSGENMWNTIQYLQAADASDIVPQNVLAASYERCRMFDVRENKRRIDDTLGEGETRNFLQQNGKLVTYGRLVIMEYMGDIKEASDLFIFTSGQGRILGLWSRPEIVSAAALIGLRAGASLAEDSAGTNAVALALAAQGPVILKGEEHLCRIFHDWTCVAAPVISADGTLIGCLDISAPEGPIHEKLALARSIAREIGRLVGNKISFGGITIRQREVLALFAHGMSYKGIGSVLGISIKTVEEHLDAVRIKMGMKNRRACIKKAIELGIL from the coding sequence ATGCTCGCACAATCGGGGGAGAATATGTGGAATACCATCCAATACCTGCAGGCCGCGGACGCTTCGGATATCGTACCGCAAAACGTGCTGGCCGCTTCCTATGAGCGATGCCGTATGTTCGACGTGCGCGAGAACAAACGGCGCATAGACGATACCCTTGGAGAGGGAGAGACCCGCAATTTTCTCCAGCAGAATGGCAAGCTTGTCACCTATGGGCGTCTGGTCATTATGGAATACATGGGTGACATCAAGGAGGCCAGCGATCTTTTTATTTTCACCAGCGGTCAAGGCCGCATATTGGGGTTATGGTCGCGCCCGGAGATCGTATCCGCGGCTGCCCTTATAGGCCTGCGGGCAGGGGCATCACTGGCCGAAGATAGTGCCGGGACCAATGCCGTGGCGCTCGCTCTGGCGGCGCAAGGTCCCGTCATCTTGAAGGGCGAGGAGCACCTCTGTCGCATATTCCATGACTGGACGTGTGTGGCGGCCCCGGTCATAAGCGCCGATGGGACGCTCATCGGATGCCTCGATATCTCAGCGCCCGAAGGTCCGATCCATGAAAAGTTGGCCTTGGCGCGATCGATTGCCCGGGAGATCGGGCGCCTCGTGGGCAACAAGATATCGTTTGGCGGGATTACGATCCGTCAACGCGAAGTGCTTGCACTGTTTGCCCATGGGATGAGCTATAAAGGAATCGGCAGCGTACTTGGGATATCGATCAAGACCGTAGAGGAACATCTCGATGCGGTGCGTATCAAGATGGGCATGAAAAACCGGCGCGCCTGTATCAAAAAGGCCATCGAGCTGGGAATCTTGTAG
- a CDS encoding GIY-YIG nuclease family protein encodes MSSPWFVYILECANDYLYTGITTDVARRFREHVAGRGAAFTRMNKPRRILAFTTCLDRSQASRLEAHIKRLPAADKRRLCRLWVLAQESHVP; translated from the coding sequence ATGTCATCGCCCTGGTTCGTCTACATCCTGGAATGCGCCAACGACTACCTCTACACCGGGATCACCACGGACGTCGCCCGTCGGTTCCGTGAACACGTCGCCGGCCGCGGCGCGGCCTTTACGCGCATGAACAAACCGCGCCGCATATTGGCCTTCACGACCTGCCTGGACCGCTCACAGGCCAGTCGCCTCGAGGCGCACATAAAACGGTTGCCGGCCGCGGATAAAAGACGCCTCTGCCGCCTTTGGGTTCTCGCGCAGGAATCGCACGTTCCCTAA
- a CDS encoding TusE/DsrC/DsvC family sulfur relay protein, with product MELMVGDARVVTDDEGYLIDPGDWNESVAEALACSEGLVLNGDHWEVIRFVRAFFDEHQVIPDARFAIRHLADHGMGAKARARLFELFPYGYVKQVCKVAGMRRPRGWSTG from the coding sequence ATGGAGCTCATGGTGGGGGATGCGCGTGTCGTTACCGACGACGAGGGTTACCTCATCGACCCTGGGGATTGGAACGAGTCCGTGGCCGAGGCCCTGGCGTGCTCCGAGGGCCTGGTTCTGAACGGCGACCATTGGGAGGTGATCCGCTTCGTGCGGGCGTTCTTCGACGAGCACCAGGTGATCCCGGATGCCCGTTTCGCGATCCGTCATCTCGCCGATCACGGCATGGGCGCCAAGGCCCGCGCGCGCCTCTTCGAGTTGTTTCCCTACGGCTATGTGAAGCAGGTTTGCAAGGTCGCTGGCATGCGTCGGCCGCGCGGCTGGAGCACCGGCTAA
- a CDS encoding YeeE/YedE thiosulfate transporter family protein, giving the protein MEFFKKSLDPIVALAIIAVFDIFLFQIVGAWTVGGGETMIAGLFVKALVGTKEMNRIPFWRMVFKPTWAYWKIYISLGMGFGALVSAILSKEFYWRVPKHLSEWVMITIGGLLMGIGIRLSFVCNVSTFLGLTPEMNLGGYLAVSGLVIGAWVGTWVYKKILEA; this is encoded by the coding sequence GTGGAGTTTTTCAAGAAATCTTTGGATCCCATAGTCGCGCTGGCGATCATTGCGGTATTCGACATCTTTCTGTTTCAAATCGTCGGCGCGTGGACCGTGGGCGGCGGCGAGACGATGATCGCCGGCTTGTTCGTGAAGGCCCTGGTCGGTACCAAGGAGATGAACCGCATCCCATTCTGGCGCATGGTATTCAAGCCGACGTGGGCCTATTGGAAGATCTACATCAGTCTCGGCATGGGGTTCGGGGCGCTCGTGAGCGCGATCCTGAGCAAGGAGTTCTATTGGCGGGTCCCGAAACATCTGTCGGAGTGGGTGATGATCACCATCGGTGGCCTGCTCATGGGCATCGGTATTCGCCTGTCCTTTGTCTGTAATGTCAGCACCTTTCTCGGTCTCACGCCGGAGATGAATCTCGGCGGTTACTTGGCGGTGAGCGGCCTTGTGATCGGCGCGTGGGTCGGGACCTGGGTGTACAAGAAGATCCTGGAGGCCTGA
- a CDS encoding YeeE/YedE thiosulfate transporter family protein: protein MITVDGQCLAAFVFGSTVGVLVQRSRWCNTAALRDAMLFKSYRNTKALLVAMMILTVGFTAMISFGNGNPMRFDVGINQFVGLFLFGIGMVFAGACTVSSWVKTGEGNIGALWALLFLIVGLFLSSLMWSFSYWPPAGQTMTGHANAAGLQFGWADALTLQRDTGIPAIFFGLIQTAALYALYRRILKRERATLVADGKAEPRVAAPVAPASPVLAKTADDAGDTSAALPTLGD, encoded by the coding sequence ATGATTACCGTAGACGGTCAATGCCTGGCGGCTTTCGTTTTTGGGAGCACCGTCGGGGTGCTCGTGCAAAGGTCGCGCTGGTGCAATACCGCGGCTTTGCGCGACGCCATGCTCTTCAAGAGCTACCGCAATACCAAGGCCTTGCTGGTGGCGATGATGATCCTCACCGTGGGCTTTACGGCCATGATCAGTTTCGGCAACGGCAATCCCATGCGCTTCGATGTCGGGATCAACCAGTTCGTCGGACTGTTTCTGTTTGGCATCGGTATGGTCTTCGCCGGGGCGTGCACGGTGTCGTCGTGGGTCAAGACCGGCGAGGGCAATATCGGCGCCCTGTGGGCCCTGCTGTTTCTCATCGTCGGCCTGTTTCTGTCCTCGCTCATGTGGTCGTTCTCCTACTGGCCGCCTGCCGGACAGACGATGACCGGGCACGCGAACGCCGCCGGCCTGCAGTTCGGCTGGGCAGATGCCCTGACCTTGCAGCGCGATACCGGGATTCCGGCGATCTTTTTCGGTCTCATTCAGACCGCCGCGCTCTATGCCTTGTATCGACGCATCCTGAAGCGCGAGCGCGCGACCCTCGTGGCGGATGGTAAGGCCGAGCCGAGGGTGGCGGCGCCCGTGGCGCCGGCATCGCCGGTACTCGCCAAGACCGCCGACGATGCCGGCGACACATCGGCCGCTCTACCTACCTTAGGAGATTGA
- a CDS encoding sulfurtransferase TusA family protein yields the protein MGLFNRKAAPTAAVSTAPAAQVTLEDGNTYTISRVVDVLGDSCPRPQLMTKKALNEAVSGAVIEVKVDNPTSMEALPTVMAAVNGTHLATLKADRYWRVFVRKN from the coding sequence ATGGGTCTATTCAACCGTAAAGCCGCTCCAACCGCAGCCGTTTCGACGGCGCCTGCCGCGCAGGTGACCTTGGAGGACGGGAACACCTATACGATAAGCCGTGTGGTCGACGTCCTGGGGGATTCCTGCCCACGTCCGCAGCTCATGACCAAAAAGGCCTTGAACGAGGCCGTATCGGGGGCGGTGATAGAGGTCAAGGTGGATAATCCGACGTCCATGGAGGCCTTGCCGACGGTTATGGCGGCGGTCAACGGCACGCATCTCGCGACCCTCAAGGCCGATCGTTATTGGCGCGTCTTCGTGCGCAAGAACTAG
- a CDS encoding rhodanese-like domain-containing protein: MHAAPLPVLAAGHGAAPRAFVARTHLPWPLPARSVVIDTRRRAVCTRGSVAGGLCLNPRMLLTSRGRLASWRNVRWLLGALRLTGAETAIVVGDRMRSEDFVAGMLYVAGQRRVEVVADPVTAWLARHPGARGAGTTRGVFREAIYSAWPRTRLVVLRQELAARLRAGGRGYLLVDGRARGRYRRPGHIPGARSLPMADVGRDQAAVRGLISTRRPVVAYGAGPYGSIAYFARLRMLAVRARVLASGWRGWTHRRHVRVSPGRTGVPTPDKALAVASAGAAIMVLAWRMTRRR, translated from the coding sequence GTGCATGCCGCGCCGCTTCCGGTGCTCGCCGCGGGCCATGGGGCCGCGCCCAGGGCGTTCGTGGCGCGCACACACCTGCCTTGGCCCTTGCCGGCGCGTAGTGTGGTCATCGATACGCGTCGCCGCGCGGTATGCACGCGCGGGTCGGTGGCGGGCGGTCTCTGCCTGAATCCGCGCATGCTTCTCACCTCGCGCGGCCGACTGGCGAGTTGGCGCAATGTCCGCTGGCTCCTGGGGGCACTGAGGCTGACCGGGGCCGAGACGGCGATCGTGGTTGGCGACCGGATGAGGTCTGAGGATTTCGTGGCCGGCATGTTGTATGTCGCCGGCCAAAGGCGGGTGGAGGTGGTGGCGGATCCGGTGACGGCGTGGCTTGCGCGTCATCCCGGGGCACGCGGCGCGGGCACGACCCGTGGTGTATTCCGTGAGGCCATTTATAGCGCCTGGCCGCGCACGCGGCTCGTGGTATTGCGCCAGGAATTGGCGGCGCGCCTGCGGGCCGGCGGGCGTGGATATCTTCTGGTCGATGGGCGGGCGCGCGGGCGCTACCGCAGGCCTGGCCACATTCCTGGGGCACGATCCCTGCCGATGGCCGATGTAGGGCGCGATCAGGCGGCCGTGCGGGGCCTGATCTCCACCCGGCGTCCGGTGGTGGCCTATGGTGCCGGGCCCTATGGGTCAATAGCCTACTTTGCGCGACTTCGCATGCTTGCGGTGCGCGCGCGCGTGTTGGCGAGCGGCTGGCGGGGTTGGACGCATAGGCGGCACGTGCGCGTAAGCCCCGGCCGGACGGGGGTGCCGACCCCGGATAAGGCCTTGGCGGTGGCGTCGGCGGGTGCCGCCATCATGGTTCTGGCGTGGCGCATGACGAGGAGGCGCTAA
- a CDS encoding c-type cytochrome produces the protein MRRLRMVMLAAVLAPVLAHADRSLRFRLEVALLAHETHQAVRGRASARLLARIHSDLGVLGFEARSYCARAGCDVGPIKARIGVARKALRRKAMPAVWSEMRALRRRFPVDLRGILPLHPQGYRWREGRFLYTHLCATCHAAAGPGSPIPNLFTLAHREKPADLIVEILAGVRGTRAVGYANPLSGRQVASLADYLTAPTAMPAASRGPEGAAAGH, from the coding sequence GTGCGCCGCCTCCGAATGGTCATGCTCGCCGCCGTGCTCGCGCCGGTCCTGGCGCATGCCGATCGCAGCCTGCGTTTCCGGTTGGAGGTGGCCTTGTTGGCCCACGAGACGCACCAGGCGGTCCGAGGTCGGGCGTCGGCACGGCTTCTCGCGCGCATCCATAGCGATCTCGGGGTGCTCGGTTTCGAGGCGCGATCCTATTGTGCCAGGGCCGGATGTGATGTCGGGCCGATCAAGGCCCGTATCGGGGTGGCCCGTAAGGCCCTAAGGCGCAAGGCGATGCCTGCAGTATGGTCGGAGATGCGCGCGCTGCGGCGGCGGTTCCCGGTTGATCTGCGCGGCATCCTGCCGCTGCATCCTCAGGGGTATCGTTGGCGCGAGGGCCGATTTCTCTATACCCACCTGTGCGCGACCTGCCATGCCGCGGCGGGCCCTGGGAGCCCGATCCCCAACCTCTTTACGCTGGCACACCGCGAAAAGCCCGCGGATCTGATCGTAGAGATCCTGGCCGGGGTTCGCGGGACGCGCGCCGTAGGCTATGCCAATCCCTTGAGCGGCCGCCAAGTCGCGAGCCTCGCTGACTATCTGACCGCGCCTACGGCAATGCCGGCCGCATCCAGGGGTCCTGAAGGGGCGGCGGCCGGTCATTGA
- a CDS encoding uracil-DNA glycosylase yields MDSRSARPWLKAMGITVWQRREPIAVANAQGPCAEVDGWGRLEDEVRSCVRCGLHAGRTQTVFGTGPRTATWCFVGEAPGAEEDRRGAPFVGRAGQLLDAMLRALALDREQVFIANVLKCRPPGNRDPQPSEVAACLPYLRAQIAAVRPRIVVALGRFAAQSLLATDQPLGRLRGSVHDYEGIPVVVTYHPAYLLRRPADKVAAWADLKRARGVVADE; encoded by the coding sequence ATGGACAGTCGTAGCGCGCGCCCGTGGCTCAAGGCCATGGGGATCACCGTCTGGCAACGCCGAGAGCCGATCGCAGTCGCGAACGCCCAGGGGCCTTGCGCGGAGGTGGACGGATGGGGGCGCCTGGAGGATGAAGTTCGCTCATGCGTGCGCTGCGGCTTGCATGCCGGGCGCACGCAGACGGTATTTGGGACCGGTCCGCGCACGGCCACATGGTGTTTCGTGGGAGAGGCGCCGGGGGCCGAGGAGGATCGGCGTGGCGCGCCCTTTGTCGGGCGCGCGGGCCAGCTGCTCGATGCTATGCTGCGGGCCCTGGCCCTGGACCGCGAGCAAGTCTTTATCGCCAACGTCTTGAAGTGTCGGCCGCCGGGGAATCGCGACCCGCAGCCATCCGAAGTGGCGGCATGCCTGCCCTATTTACGCGCACAGATTGCCGCCGTGCGGCCCCGGATCGTGGTGGCCCTGGGGCGATTTGCCGCCCAGAGCCTGTTGGCCACGGACCAGCCGCTCGGCAGGCTCCGGGGATCCGTGCATGACTACGAGGGCATCCCGGTGGTGGTGACCTATCATCCGGCCTACCTCTTGCGGCGTCCGGCGGACAAGGTCGCCGCCTGGGCCGACCTGAAACGCGCCCGGGGGGTCGTGGCCGATGAGTAG
- the rimI gene encoding ribosomal protein S18-alanine N-acetyltransferase codes for MSSWRLPAQSARNTPSQIRLRAMAREDLPFVMQVERQAYEFPWTEGIFRDCLRVGYCCRVLEDEGRLVGHGIMAVAAGECHLLNICVHPRYQRRGLGRRMLSHLLDVARHGQAKIALLEVRRSNKAAYALYYGLGFNEIGLRKNYYPTRHGREDALVLACDL; via the coding sequence ATGAGTAGCTGGCGGCTACCAGCCCAGTCCGCGCGTAACACGCCGTCGCAGATCCGGCTTCGGGCGATGGCCCGCGAGGACCTGCCGTTTGTCATGCAGGTCGAACGGCAGGCCTATGAGTTTCCCTGGACCGAGGGGATATTCCGCGATTGCCTGCGCGTCGGTTACTGCTGCCGGGTGCTCGAGGATGAGGGGCGTCTCGTGGGCCATGGGATCATGGCGGTCGCCGCTGGCGAATGCCATCTGCTGAATATCTGTGTCCACCCGCGCTATCAACGACGCGGGCTTGGGCGGCGGATGCTCAGTCATCTGTTGGATGTTGCGCGTCATGGGCAGGCCAAGATCGCCCTGCTCGAGGTGCGGCGCTCCAACAAGGCCGCCTACGCGCTCTATTACGGCCTTGGATTCAATGAGATCGGTCTGCGCAAGAACTATTACCCGACGCGTCACGGCCGGGAAGACGCCCTGGTGCTGGCCTGCGATCTGTGA
- a CDS encoding fluoride efflux transporter FluC, whose translation MKTLAFIAVFAIFGAIARYLQALVVAHVVGGPFPWDILSINLLGSFAMGFLFFETLERISISPELRTGLLTGFLGAYTTFSTYTFGAVGLIEHGAWILGMSYLLGSVVLGLAATTFGAWLSRSISGG comes from the coding sequence ATGAAGACCCTGGCATTCATCGCGGTGTTTGCCATCTTCGGCGCCATCGCCCGCTATCTGCAGGCGCTGGTCGTAGCGCACGTCGTGGGCGGTCCCTTTCCGTGGGATATCCTGTCGATCAACCTGCTGGGCTCGTTTGCGATGGGCTTTCTGTTCTTCGAGACCCTGGAGCGTATCAGCATAAGTCCGGAGCTGCGTACCGGCCTGCTGACAGGTTTCCTCGGGGCCTATACCACCTTCTCGACCTACACCTTCGGGGCAGTGGGGCTCATCGAGCACGGGGCCTGGATCCTGGGGATGAGCTACCTCCTGGGGTCGGTGGTGCTGGGTCTCGCGGCCACGACCTTCGGCGCCTGGCTATCACGCAGCATCTCGGGCGGATAA
- a CDS encoding DUF190 domain-containing protein, whose amino-acid sequence MKAIEIARIYIREGDHADGLDVMKQIFALLQDQHKIQGVTVFRGVAGFGVHGEIHAADLLRMTARLPLVIEFFDTPEAVAAALAALRGLVPPNTL is encoded by the coding sequence ATGAAGGCGATTGAAATCGCGCGCATCTATATTCGCGAGGGCGACCACGCCGACGGCCTCGATGTCATGAAGCAGATCTTCGCCCTGCTCCAGGATCAGCACAAGATCCAAGGCGTGACGGTATTCCGCGGCGTCGCCGGGTTCGGGGTCCATGGCGAGATCCATGCCGCCGACCTTTTGCGTATGACCGCGCGCCTGCCGCTCGTCATCGAATTTTTCGACACCCCCGAGGCGGTCGCCGCGGCGCTCGCCGCGCTGCGCGGGCTCGTTCCCCCGAACACATTGTGA
- a CDS encoding fluoride efflux transporter FluC, whose translation MTFVWIACFAVLGAWLRYGQNLVVQRLLGRDFPWATLSINVMGSFLIGLLSYTLVHGVPVSAALRTGVIVGGIGTYTTFSTFSLETLLLVEEGQVLRGLAYVATSLALGVGGVLLGALSAPRL comes from the coding sequence GTGACTTTTGTGTGGATCGCCTGCTTTGCTGTGCTTGGGGCATGGTTGCGTTATGGACAGAACCTCGTGGTCCAACGCCTCCTCGGGCGCGACTTCCCGTGGGCTACGCTCTCGATCAACGTCATGGGCTCGTTTCTCATAGGCCTCCTCTCCTACACGCTCGTCCACGGGGTACCAGTGAGTGCGGCGTTGCGCACCGGGGTGATCGTAGGCGGCATCGGCACCTACACGACCTTCTCCACCTTCTCGCTCGAGACCCTGCTGCTCGTGGAAGAGGGACAGGTGCTACGGGGTCTTGCGTATGTCGCGACGTCACTCGCCCTTGGGGTTGGTGGCGTGCTTCTCGGGGCGCTGAGCGCGCCTCGTCTGTGA